Below is a window of Candidatus Methylomirabilota bacterium DNA.
GCCTTTCTCGGCGGTGGCCTTCGTCGGGTCGCCGTGGACGCCCGTCTTGGTCCAGCGGCCCCAGAAGTCGTTGAAGCGGACGGCCGTGGTGCTGTCCGAGGTCATCGTCCGGCCGACCCGGTCGTTGTCGGCTACCGCCTTGTCGAGCTGGACGCGCTCCCCGGCGAAGTGCAGGTAGAGCGAGGTCTCCCACTCGTCGGCGTGGGCGTATACCCCGGTCTCCAGGACCTTCAGGCTCTCGTCCCGCCCCATGTTGTAGTAGCCGAAGGCGCAGCAGAGGGCGGGGGTCTCGAGCACGGTCCGGCGCGCGATCAGGTCCACCATCGGCATGTTGGAGCCGTGGCCGTTGACGACCGCGATTCGCTTGAAGCCGTGATAGGCGACGCTCTTGGTCACGTCCACGCAGAAGTCGATGAAGTGCTGCGGCTCGACGTGGATGGTGCCCGGGAAATCGAAGTGGTGCATGTTGAGGCCGTAGGGAATCCCGGGCAGCACCAGCACCGCGCCGGGAGCCCGGCGGGCCAGCTCGCGACAGACGGACTCGGCCAGGAACAGGTCGGTGTCCAGCGGCAGGTGAGCTCCGTGTTGCTCGGTGGAGCCGGTCGGCAGGATGACGACCTTTTCCCGCTCGATGGCGTCGTTCATCTCGGGCCAGGTGAGCTTGTTGTACTCCCACATGTCACGGGCCACGGCTCCCTCCCTCACTGGTAGACGATGACGCTCCGCTTGACCTCCCCCTGCTGGAGGAGATCGAAGGCGTGGTTGATCTCCTCGAGGGGAAGACGCCGGCTGATCAGCTCCCGGACCTTGAGCCGGCCGTCCATGAACAGGTCGATGAGCAGGGGCAGGTCGACCTTCTGGCGCGAGCCGCCGAACGAGCTGCCGGTCAGCACACGCTCCTGCAGGAGCATTCCCGGGTCGATCGAGAGCCGGGTGCCGGCCGGGGAGAGTCCGATCACGACCGCCATGCCGCCGCGATGGACGGCGTGAAAGGCCTGCTCGATGGTGCGCTGGGTACCGACGACCTCGAAGGCGAAGTCGGCGCCGCCGTGCCCGGCCAGCTCGTGGATGCGGGCGACCGGGTCCTCGCGGGCCGCGTCGACCCGGTGGGTCGCCCCGAACTCCTCGGCCCAGGCGAGCTTCTGGGGGAGGACGTCCACCGCGATGATCTTCGCCGCGCCCATGAGCCGCGCCGCCTGGATGACGTTCAGCCCGACGCCGCCGCACCCGAACACGGCGACCGTGCTGCCCGCCGGCACCCTGGCGCGGTTCATCACGGCGCCGGCGCCGGCCGTGACGGCGCAGCTCACCAGGCACACGACGTCGAGCGGGGCGTCCCGGCGGATCGGGATCACCCCGTGCTCCAGGAGCACCGCGTGGGTGGCGTAGGAGGAGACCTGGAGGAAGTGGTTGAGCGCCTGGCTCCCCTTGCGGAAGCGGGAGGTGCCGTCGAGCATCAGGTGGCGCGGCTTGTCGCGGAGGGCACAGAGGTTCGGGCGGCCGACGATGCAGTACCGGCACGTGCCGCACGACGGGATGTAGCTCGTGACGACGTGATCGCCCGGCCGGACCCACTCGACCCCCGGTCCCACCTTCTCGACGACGCCGGCGCCCTCGTGGCCGAGCACGACCGGCAGCGGGTGCGGCAGATCGCCGGTGATCACGTGGAGGTCGCTGTGGCAGATCCCGCTCGCCACGTACCGGACCAGCACCTCGTGCGGTCCCGGCTCGAGGACGTCCACATCTTCGACCACCAGGGGTTGCTTCAGCTCGTACAGGACGGCGGCTCTGGCGCGCATGAGCTCCTCCCTGTGTGCCGCGCCCACGGCAGTGGCCCGCGGACGGCGGACACCACGATAGGCGCTCGGCGGAGCGCGGGTCAAGCCCCGGCATCCCGCCCCGACGTTCCGCTGGCCGAGTCCCCTCAGGCCCTCATGCCGAGGGTGTGGGCTCTCGCGCTCGCACATGACCACCTCGCCACCTGATGTTCCGCTCCGAGCGGCGGCTTTGCCGCCGCACCGACTCTTGGGGGAGGCCTCGGAGGGGTGTTCCGACACCCCCTCCGAAACTCCGCTCAGGCGCCGGCGGCGAGATCCTCGAGGATCGCGTGGGCGGCGTTGTGCCCGGGGGCTCCGGTCACCTCGCCCCCCGGGTGGGTGCCGGCGCCGCAGAGGTAGAGGCCGGGCAGCGGGGTGCGGTAGCGCGCCCAGCCCGGCAGCGGCCGGCGCGCGAACATCTGGGCGGGCACGATGTCGAGGTGGCGGATGTTGCCGTCGGTGAGGCCGACGCGCGCCTCGAGGTCGGCCGGGGTGAAGAGGACCCAGTCGACCAGGGCCCGGCGGAAGTTGGGCGCGTAGGCCGTGAGGAGGTCGACGAGCTGCTCGCCGACCGCCTGCCGGCGCGTCTCCCATGACCCCTCGCGGAGCCGGACCGGCGCCCACAGCGCCCAGACCGAGACCACGTGGTGGCCCGGGGGAGCCAGCGTCGGGTCGTAGACCGACGGGATCTGCACCTCCATGAGGGGCGTCCGCGAGGGATGGCCCGCCTGGGCGTCCTGCCACGAGCCGAGGAAGGCCTCCACCGAGGGGCAGATCTTCACCTGGGCGAGGTAGCGGGGATCGGGGTCGCGCCCGAGATACGCCGAGAAGTCGGGCAGCTCGCGGAGCGCGGCGTGAAACTTGAGGTAGGCGGCGCGGGTCGAGAGCTGCGCCACCTCGGTCCGGAAGCCGGCCGGCAGCGCATCCTCCGGGACGAGGCGCAGGAACGTGCGCTTGGGGTCGGCGTTGGAGACGGTGAGGGAAGCGCGGAGCACCTCGCCGCCATCCAGGACCACGCCCGCGGCGCGACCCGCCTCGACGTGCACCCGGGCCACCGAGGCGCCGGTCCGGATCTCGACGCCCGCCTCGCGCGCCGCACGGGCCATCGCCTGGGTGATGGCGCCCATGCCGCCCCTGACGATGCCGACGGTGCCCGGCGCCGAGCGAAGGTTCACCTTGATGTAGGCGTAGCACAGGGCGCTCCCCGGGAGCCGCGGGTCGCCGATGTCCTGGGCATTGAGCGTGTGGGCGCGCAGCACGTCGGATTCGAAATGCTCGTGGACGAGGTCCCACATGGGGCGGGTGAGGAGCGTCTGCCAGAGCGCTTCGTCCTCGGTGCCGCGGACGCGGTCCGCGATCTCGGCCTCGGTCGGCGCCGGTGCGAGGAAGTAGGGATGGAGGAGGCGGGCCGCGCGCTCCCAGAAGTCCATCCACCGGAGGTAGGCGGCGGCGTCACGCCGCGAGTGGCGCTCGATCCCCGCGGCCGTCCGGGCGTGATCGTCCCACACGACGAGGCTCCGGCCGTCAGGAAAGGGATGGAAGCGGGCGGGGTCGAGGCCGAAGACCTCGAAGCCGTGACGGGTGAGCTCGAGGTCGACGATGACCTTCTCCTGGAGGAGGTGGCAGATGTAGGAGCAGGACGAGAGGCGGTAGCCGGGGAAGAGCTCTTCGGTGATACAGGCGCCCCCGACCAGCTCCCGGCGCTCGAGCACGAGGACCTCGAGCCCGCCGCGGGCCAGGTAGGTGGCGGCGACCAGGCCGTTGTGGCCCGCGCCGATCACGATGGCATCGTACCGTCCCGGCATCGCCGGCATGGTCGCGCGGTACCCGGGGCGCTGTCAACCCGGGGCCGCTCCGCCCGGGCTTGACTTGCGGGCGCGACGGGTGATACCCCGGGCACACGGCGCGCGCTCACGCGCCGGCCGTCAACGTCCCGTCAATGGGCGCAAGATCGCGAATCGAAAGGACCGGAGGTACAGAGGACTGAGGGAACGTCGAGACAGGCCGCGTCGCCCGCAGCGTCTGGCGGTATACGCAGACCTGCGCATCCTGTGGCCGAATTCGAGTTAGGCGTAGCGTTAGGGGGCGAATGCCGCGACGGTAATGGACAGAGAACCGAAACTCGCGTACCTCGCCAGCGCGTTCCCGGCGGTGACGAGCTATGCTGAGCCGTCTCGATTTCGACGGAGGGCTGGTATGACGGATCCCCGACTCGTGCTCACGGCCATCCTGGTCATCGCCCTCCTCGCCGCGCCGCTCGCCGCAGAGGCGCAGCCGACACCGAAGCCCGCGCGGGTCGCGCTCGTGTGTGGGGCGCGCTGCGAAGGCGGAGGCTACGACGCGCTTCGGCAGGGGCTCCGCGAGCTGGGGCGGGTCGAGGGCCGCAACCTCGTCCTCGACGTGCGAGGCGCCGAGGGGCGACCGGATCGTCTGCCCGCCCTCGTGGCCGAACTGGTCGCGGGCAAGCCCGACATCATCGTCGCCGTCTCACCACAGCCGGCCCGCGCGGCGAAGGACGCGGCCGGGGCTATTCCCGTCGTCTTCGTGGCGGTGGCCGATCCGATCGCAATTGGGCTCGTCCCGAGCCTTGCCCGGCCAGGGGGAAACGTGACAGGTCTGAGCACCGTGGTTCCGGGGGGCTTCATGGGCAAGATGCTCCAGTTGCTGAAGGAAGCGGTGCCGCCGGCCTCCCGCATCGCGGTGCTCTGGAGCTCGAAGAACCCTCTCCATGTTGACTTAATCCCGAAGGAGCTGACACCGTCGGCCGAGCCCCTCGGCGTGCGGCTCCAGATGCTGGATGTCACCGAGCCCGCTGGCATCGCGCCCGCGGTCGAGGCCGCCGTGCGCGGGCGCGCGCAAGCGCTGCTCGTCCTGGGTGATCCGGTGTTCCACCGGCCCTTCGGACGGGTGCCCGAGCTGGCTTTGCGAGCCAAGCTGCCTTCCCTGTATCTCGACCGCGACGTGGTGACGGTGGGAGGAGGGCTGCTGTCCTATGGCCCCGACTGGGGCGTGATGTTCCGCCGCGCCGCCACCTACGTGGACAAGATCCTGAAAGGCGCCATGCCCGGCGACCTGCCCGTCGAGCAGCCCACCAAGTTCGACTTCGTGATCAATCTGAAGACCGCGAGAGCCCTGGGCCTGATGATCCCCCCCTCGGTGCTCGCGCGGGCCGACGAGATCATCGAGTAGTGAGCATGCTGACGAACCGGAGGGCCGCGAGCGCTACGAGCATCAATCGGACGAGGAGGCCCTTGCGGAAGATGAGGCGGCTTATGAGTCGACGACCCACACAGTGATGGAGGTGCCGGTGGACAGCCTGCAGCCGCGCCTGAAGGGCAGGCTCTTTAGGTCCCGGCAGGGGCCCTGAGGAGTGCTCCCACCCGAGCCAACCCGAGGAGGTCGTATGATTCGCTTTCTGCTCATTCTGTTCGTGTTCGCGGTGGCGCACCCGCTGGCCGCTCAGGAGCAGCCTCGCGTGGGGGGCGTCCTCAAGGCCGCCATGATCGGGGAGCCGCCTTCCCTCGACCTGCACTGGACCACCGCCGTCATCACCCAGCAGATCGCCTGGCACGTCTACGAGACCCTCTTCACCTACGACCGCGACTTCAATCCCATTCCGATGCTGGCGGAGTCCGCCGACGTCGCCGACGGCGGGCGGCGGGTGACGATCGCGCTCCGCCGGGGCGTCCGGTTCCACAATGGCAAGGAGATGACCTCGGCTGACGTCGTGGCCTCCCTCAAGCGCTGGGGGGCGCGGGCGACGCCGGCCAAGCCGGTCTGGAAGTCCGTGGAGGCCGTGGAGGCGAAGGACCCGTACACGGTCGTCATCCACCTCAAGGAGCCCTCGGGCTCGCTGATCCCGGCCTTGGCGAGACCCAACAACGGGGCGGCGATCTACCCGAAGGAGGTCGTCGAGCGGGCGGGTGCGGATGGCCAGATCGCCGAGTTCGTCGGCACCGGGCCGTTCCGGTTCGTGGAGCACAGGCCCGACCGCCACATCAAGGTGGCCCGCTTCAAGGAGTACGCGGCCCGGGCGGAGGCACCAAACGGCTACGGCGGTCGGCGGACCGCGTACGTGGACGAAATCCTCTTCATCCCGGTGCCCGACGTTCCCGTGCGGATCGCCGGCGTCGAGACCGGCGAGTATCATTACGCAATCTCGCTCAAAGGGGACCTCTACGAGCGGATCAAGGCGCTGCCGGGTGTCGAACCGGTCATCCTGAAGCCGTACGGGTGGGCGACGGCGGTCCTCAACACGAAGCAGGGGGCCATGGCCGACAAGCGGTTCCGCCAGGCCTTCCTCGCGGCGCTCGACATGGAGCCGATCATGGCGGCCGGCTTCGGGCACCCAGCCTTCTACCGGCTCGACCAGTCGGTCCACTACCGGGAGCAGCCGTGGTACTCGACGGTGGGCGGCGACCAGTACAACCAGAAGAATCCCGAGAAGGCCCGCCGCCTGTTGCGGGAAGCCGGCTACGCGGGCCAGCCGATCCGGTGGATCACGACCAAAGAGTACGAGTGGATGTACAAGAACGCCCTCGTCGCCAAGCAGCAGCTCGAGGCGGTGGGCTTCCGGATCGATCTTCAGGTGCTCGACTGGGCGACCCTGGTGCAGCGGCGCAACAAGCCGGAGCTGTACGACGTCTTCTCGACCGGGTTCTCGTTCAACCACGACCCGGCGCTCGCGACCGCGCTCCAGTGCAGCTGGCCGGGGTGGTGGTGCCACCCCGAGAAGGAGAAGCTCTTGGAGGCGATGGCCCGGGAGCATGACACGAAGAAGCGCCGGGAACTCATGGATCGGATCCAGGCGATTTTTTACGACGACGTGCCGCGCATCAAGTTCGGCGACTACTTCCAGCTCGAGGCCAAGCGCAAGGAGCTGCGCGGCTTTCAGCCGACCCCCGAGCTGTTCTTCTGGAACACCTGGCTTGCCCACTGAGAGGCCTGCTCTCGCGTGAAGACGTACATCCTCCGGCGGCTCCTGGCGGTGGTGCCGGTCATGCTGGTGGTGGCGACGGTGGCGTTCGTCCTCGTCCACCTGGCGCCCGGCGACCCGGCCAGCGTGATCGCCGGGCCCTACGCGTCGCCCGAAGACGTCGCCAAGCTGCGGCAGCAGCTCGGGATCGACCGGCCGCTCCACGTCCAGCTGGGGCGTTGGTACTGGCGGCTGCTCCACGGCGACCTGGGGAACTCGATCTTCCTGCGGCGACCCGTGATCGAGGCGATTCTCGACCGGGCCGAGCCGACGCTGCTCCTCACCACGGCCGCGACGCTGCTGGCCGTGCTCGTCGGCGTCCCGGCCGGGATCGTGTCCGCGCGGCGCCACGGCGGCTTCGTGGACCAGAGCCTCATGGTTCTGGCCCTCCTGGGGACCTCGGTGCCGAACTTCCTCCTCGGACTCCTCATGATCCTCGTCTTCGCGGTCTGGCTCGGCTGGTTCCCGGTGGCCGGCTACGTGCCGCTGGAGTCCGGGCTCTGGCGGACCCTCCGCTCCCTGCTCATGCCGGCCGTCGCCCTCGGCCTGGTCCAGTCGGCGCTCATCGCGCGGATCACGCGGTCGGCGATGCTGGACGTCCTGCGCGAGCAGTTCATCCTGGCCGGGCGAGCCAAGGGACTGCCGGAGGAGAGCGTCGTGTACAAGCACGCGCTCAAGAACGCCTTCGTCCCGACGCTGACGGTGATCGGCATCTCCTTCGCCGTGCTCCTGGGCGGTGCCGTCATCATCGAGCAGGTGTTCAACATCCCGGGTCTCGGTCGCCTCATCATCTCGGCGGTGCTGCGCCGTGACTATCCCGTGATCCAGGGCGTCATCCTGGTCATCGCCGGGGTCTACGTGCTGGTGAACCTCGCGGTGGACCTGGCGTACCTGGCCCTCGATCCCCGGATCCGGTACCAGTGAGCTCCGTCGGGGTGCCGTCGAGCGTGGCGGTGGGCGCCCGGCCCGAGCCGGGTCGGGTGGCCGCCTGGGGAGCCTGGACCTGGCTCGCCCTGCTGAGCCGCCGGCGGGTGACCCTGGTCGGCGGGCTGCTGGTCGCGCTGAATTTCCTGGTGGCGGCGCTGGCGCCGGCCCTGGCGCCCTGGGACCCGCTGGCCCTCGACGTCCAGGGCCGACTCCGGGGCCCGGGCGCCGGCCACTGGTTCGGGACGGACGACGTCGGGCGGGACGTGCTGAGCCGCGTCCTCTACGGGGCGCGCATTTCCGTCATGGTGGGCGGGCTCGTGGTCGTGCTGTCGGTGGCCGCCGGTCTCGTGGTGGGCCTGGCGGCCGGCTACTACCGGCGCCTCGACGGGATCCTCATGCGGATGATGGACGGCCTGATGGCCTTTCCGGCCATCATCCTCGCGATCGCCCTGATGGCCTCGCTCGGCCCGAGCCTCCAGAACGTGATCGTGGCCCTCGGCGTCGTCTACGCGCCGCGGATCGCGCGCATCGTGCGCGGCTCGGTGCTGGTGGTGCGTGAGCTTCCATACGTCGAGGCGGCCCAAGCTCTCGGGGCTTCCGACGTCGCCGTCATCGTCCGCCACGTCCTCCCCAACTGCCTGTCGCCGGTCATCGTGCAGGCCACGTTCATCTTCGCGCTGGCGGTGCTCGGGGAGGCGGCGCTCTCCTTCCTCGGCGTGGGCGCGCCACCCTTCGTCCCCTCCTGGGGCAACATCCTGGCCGAGGGCCGGCTCTACATCCAGCAGGCACCCTGGCTCACCGTCTTCCCGGGCGTGGCGATCATGGCGACCATCCTCGGCTTGAATCTCTTCGGGGACGGCCTCCGGGACCTCCTGGACCCCCGGCTCCGGGGGGTGTCAGGAGGAGCGCGCAGCGTATCCTGAGGCCGTCACGCGACTCCCAGATGAGAGCGGCGAACTTGTTGCGCGAGCCGGGGCGCCTGCGTTATAAAAGAGAGCCGTGACGAAGCCCTCGTTGTCCGCGATGCAGTCGGTCATCGGACTCCTGGCCGGGGTCATCTCGATCGTGGGAGGCACCTATTCCCTCGTGAAGTTCTTCGAGCCGAGCCCGAGCTTCGGAGAGGTGGTCGCGGTGGTCCGCGAGGCCAGGACCGACAGGCCCGTGCCGGATGCGACCATCGAGATCTACACGCGGGAGAACGCGCTGGTCACCACCCTGGCGCCGGCGGGCAACGGCCGGGCGCGCCAGCCCCTGAAGGAGGGACCGTACCGGCTCCGCGTGAGCCATCCGCGGTTCGGCGCCGAGGTGCG
It encodes the following:
- a CDS encoding ABC transporter permease, whose amino-acid sequence is MKTYILRRLLAVVPVMLVVATVAFVLVHLAPGDPASVIAGPYASPEDVAKLRQQLGIDRPLHVQLGRWYWRLLHGDLGNSIFLRRPVIEAILDRAEPTLLLTTAATLLAVLVGVPAGIVSARRHGGFVDQSLMVLALLGTSVPNFLLGLLMILVFAVWLGWFPVAGYVPLESGLWRTLRSLLMPAVALGLVQSALIARITRSAMLDVLREQFILAGRAKGLPEESVVYKHALKNAFVPTLTVIGISFAVLLGGAVIIEQVFNIPGLGRLIISAVLRRDYPVIQGVILVIAGVYVLVNLAVDLAYLALDPRIRYQ
- a CDS encoding ABC transporter permease → MSSVGVPSSVAVGARPEPGRVAAWGAWTWLALLSRRRVTLVGGLLVALNFLVAALAPALAPWDPLALDVQGRLRGPGAGHWFGTDDVGRDVLSRVLYGARISVMVGGLVVVLSVAAGLVVGLAAGYYRRLDGILMRMMDGLMAFPAIILAIALMASLGPSLQNVIVALGVVYAPRIARIVRGSVLVVRELPYVEAAQALGASDVAVIVRHVLPNCLSPVIVQATFIFALAVLGEAALSFLGVGAPPFVPSWGNILAEGRLYIQQAPWLTVFPGVAIMATILGLNLFGDGLRDLLDPRLRGVSGGARSVS
- a CDS encoding Zn-dependent alcohol dehydrogenase, with protein sequence MRARAAVLYELKQPLVVEDVDVLEPGPHEVLVRYVASGICHSDLHVITGDLPHPLPVVLGHEGAGVVEKVGPGVEWVRPGDHVVTSYIPSCGTCRYCIVGRPNLCALRDKPRHLMLDGTSRFRKGSQALNHFLQVSSYATHAVLLEHGVIPIRRDAPLDVVCLVSCAVTAGAGAVMNRARVPAGSTVAVFGCGGVGLNVIQAARLMGAAKIIAVDVLPQKLAWAEEFGATHRVDAAREDPVARIHELAGHGGADFAFEVVGTQRTIEQAFHAVHRGGMAVVIGLSPAGTRLSIDPGMLLQERVLTGSSFGGSRQKVDLPLLIDLFMDGRLKVRELISRRLPLEEINHAFDLLQQGEVKRSVIVYQ
- a CDS encoding ABC transporter substrate-binding protein, coding for MIRFLLILFVFAVAHPLAAQEQPRVGGVLKAAMIGEPPSLDLHWTTAVITQQIAWHVYETLFTYDRDFNPIPMLAESADVADGGRRVTIALRRGVRFHNGKEMTSADVVASLKRWGARATPAKPVWKSVEAVEAKDPYTVVIHLKEPSGSLIPALARPNNGAAIYPKEVVERAGADGQIAEFVGTGPFRFVEHRPDRHIKVARFKEYAARAEAPNGYGGRRTAYVDEILFIPVPDVPVRIAGVETGEYHYAISLKGDLYERIKALPGVEPVILKPYGWATAVLNTKQGAMADKRFRQAFLAALDMEPIMAAGFGHPAFYRLDQSVHYREQPWYSTVGGDQYNQKNPEKARRLLREAGYAGQPIRWITTKEYEWMYKNALVAKQQLEAVGFRIDLQVLDWATLVQRRNKPELYDVFSTGFSFNHDPALATALQCSWPGWWCHPEKEKLLEAMAREHDTKKRRELMDRIQAIFYDDVPRIKFGDYFQLEAKRKELRGFQPTPELFFWNTWLAH
- a CDS encoding carboxypeptidase-like regulatory domain-containing protein; amino-acid sequence: MTKPSLSAMQSVIGLLAGVISIVGGTYSLVKFFEPSPSFGEVVAVVREARTDRPVPDATIEIYTRENALVTTLAPAGNGRARQPLKEGPYRLRVSHPRFGAEVRQIQVLSGQTAEVRIQLTQRTGGSSPLGSATRAVTEGAGAVERFIRGFRL
- a CDS encoding NAD(P)/FAD-dependent oxidoreductase: MPAMPGRYDAIVIGAGHNGLVAATYLARGGLEVLVLERRELVGGACITEELFPGYRLSSCSYICHLLQEKVIVDLELTRHGFEVFGLDPARFHPFPDGRSLVVWDDHARTAAGIERHSRRDAAAYLRWMDFWERAARLLHPYFLAPAPTEAEIADRVRGTEDEALWQTLLTRPMWDLVHEHFESDVLRAHTLNAQDIGDPRLPGSALCYAYIKVNLRSAPGTVGIVRGGMGAITQAMARAAREAGVEIRTGASVARVHVEAGRAAGVVLDGGEVLRASLTVSNADPKRTFLRLVPEDALPAGFRTEVAQLSTRAAYLKFHAALRELPDFSAYLGRDPDPRYLAQVKICPSVEAFLGSWQDAQAGHPSRTPLMEVQIPSVYDPTLAPPGHHVVSVWALWAPVRLREGSWETRRQAVGEQLVDLLTAYAPNFRRALVDWVLFTPADLEARVGLTDGNIRHLDIVPAQMFARRPLPGWARYRTPLPGLYLCGAGTHPGGEVTGAPGHNAAHAILEDLAAGA
- a CDS encoding ABC transporter substrate-binding protein translates to MLTAILVIALLAAPLAAEAQPTPKPARVALVCGARCEGGGYDALRQGLRELGRVEGRNLVLDVRGAEGRPDRLPALVAELVAGKPDIIVAVSPQPARAAKDAAGAIPVVFVAVADPIAIGLVPSLARPGGNVTGLSTVVPGGFMGKMLQLLKEAVPPASRIAVLWSSKNPLHVDLIPKELTPSAEPLGVRLQMLDVTEPAGIAPAVEAAVRGRAQALLVLGDPVFHRPFGRVPELALRAKLPSLYLDRDVVTVGGGLLSYGPDWGVMFRRAATYVDKILKGAMPGDLPVEQPTKFDFVINLKTARALGLMIPPSVLARADEIIE
- a CDS encoding creatininase family protein, which produces MARDMWEYNKLTWPEMNDAIEREKVVILPTGSTEQHGAHLPLDTDLFLAESVCRELARRAPGAVLVLPGIPYGLNMHHFDFPGTIHVEPQHFIDFCVDVTKSVAYHGFKRIAVVNGHGSNMPMVDLIARRTVLETPALCCAFGYYNMGRDESLKVLETGVYAHADEWETSLYLHFAGERVQLDKAVADNDRVGRTMTSDSTTAVRFNDFWGRWTKTGVHGDPTKATAEKGRRILEIIMKEMLIWLEEFRSWPIEARQDQHRLPVQRDIRW